The region TTGGTCACCGCATGGATCAGCACCGGTCCCTTGGCCCGGGTCTTCAGCGTCCGCAGCAGCGGCAGAAGCTGGTCAAGGTCGTGGCCATCGACCGGCCCGATATAGGAAAAGCCCAGGTTCTCGAACAGCGTCCCGCCGACGGTCATGCCCTTCAGCATTTCCTTGGCCCGGCGCGCGCCCTCCTGGAAGGGTGGCGGCAGGAAGCCGACGGCGCCCTTGGCCACGGCCTTCAGCTCGTGGAACGGGCCCTCGGAATAGAGCCTGGTCAGATAGGAGGACATGGCGCCCACCGGGGGCGCGATCGACATCTCGTTGTCGTTCAGGATGACGAACAGCCGCTTGCCCAGATCACCGGCATTGTTGAGCGCCTCATAGGCCATGCCGGCGCTCATCGCGCCGTCGCCGATCACGGCGATGGCGTCGCCCGGATCGCCGCCCAGCTCGCGCGCCATGGCAAAGCCGAGAGCCGCCGAGATCGAGGTCGAGCTGTGGCCGGCGCCGAAGGGGTCATAGGGGCTTTCGGCGCGCTTGGTGAAACCCGACAGCCCACCGCCCATGCGCAGGCTGCGGATGCGGTCGCGCCGGCCGGTCAAGATCTTGTGAGGATAGCACTGATGGCCGACATCCCAGATGATCTTGTCGCGCGGCGTGTCGAAAACGGCGTGCAGCGCCACGGTCAGTTCCACCACGCCCAGCCCCGCACCCAGATGCCCACCGGTCACGGACACCGCGCTGATCGTCTCGGCCCGCAACTCGTCGGCCAGTTGCCGCAACTCGGCATCGCTCAACGATTTCAGGTCGGAGGGCAGGGTGACGCGGTCCAGAACGGGCGTCGCGGGCCGGTCGTTTCCGTGGGTCGGGGTCATGGCTGTCCCCTCCTCGGGGCAATCAGGCTGGGCAATCGGGCTTGGCGTCGGTCAGGTGTCGCGTTCGATAACGAAACGCGCAAGCTCGCGCAAGTTTCCGGCCGCCTCGCCATAGGGCTCCAGTGCGGCTTCGGCCCGGTGGACCAGCTTGCCTGCCTTGGTCTGCGCGCCCTCGAGGCCCAGAAGCGAGACGAAGGTGGCCTTGCCGGCCTCCTCATCCTTGCCGACGCGCTTGCCGGTCGCGGCCTCGTCGCCGGTCACGTCAAGGATGTCGTCGGCGATCTGGAAGGCCAGACCCAGATTGCGGGCATAGTCGCGCAGCGGCTCGGGATCGGCACCGGCGATGATCGCGCCCGCGACCGCCGAGAATTCGATTAGCGCGCCGGTCTTGGCTTCCTGAATACGGGTCACCTGCTTCACGTCGGGCTCTTCAACGGCGGTTTCGGCGGCGATGTCCAGCGCCTGACCCCAGACCATGCCCTGCGCGCCGACCGCGCGGGCGAATTCGGCGATCAGCGCCACCCGCGCCTCGGGTGAACCGATGACCTCGTTGGTCAACAGCTGGAAGGCCAATGTCTGCAGGGCGTCACCCGCAAGGATCGCGGTGGCCTCGGACCATTGGATATGCACCGTGGGCATCCCCCGGCGCAGGTCGTCATCATCCATCGCCGGCAGGTCGTCATGGACGAGGCTATAGGCGTGCAGCGCCTCGACGGCAGCGGCAACCGGCAGGGCGGCCTCGTCGCTGACGCCGTTCAGCCGCGCCGATTCCATCACCAGAAAGGCCCGGACCCGCTTGCCGCCAAGCGTGGCATAGCGCATCGCATCGGCCAGTTCGCCGCGCGGCAGGCGGGCGATGGCCTCGTCCAGCGCCGCAGCGACCATGGTCTTCACGGCCTCGAGCCGTTCCTGCATTTACAGGCCCTCGGCGGGCGTGGTGCCGGCGGGCGTGCCATCGGCGGCCAGGGTGATCTTCTCGACCCGCTCCTCCGCCTCGCGCAGCCGCGCCTCGCAATGCGCGCGCAGCTTCGCCCCGCGCTCGTAGAGGCTGATCGATTCGTCCAGCGTGGCGTCGCCGGTTTCCAGCTTCGAGACCGTTGCTTCCAGTTCCTTCATCGCCTGTTCGAAACTCAGGCTGCTGACATCATCGCTCATCCGGCGGTCTCCATTAGTTCGATCACATGGGCGCGCGCGCTGCGGCCCAGAGCGGCGAGATCATAACCACCTTCGAGGCTGCTGACCACCGGGGCGCCCGAGACCGCCGCCGCGTCGCAGATGGCGCGGGTGATGGCGGTGAAATCCTGATCCTGCCAGTCAAGCTGCGCCAGGGGATCATCGGCATGGGCATCGAAGCCGGCGGAAATCAGCACCAGCTGCGGCTTCCAGCCGATCATCCGGTCGAGAATGCGCCCCCAGGCCGCGCGCGCCACCGCCCCGTCGCTACCCGGACGCAGCGGCACGTTCATGATCTGGCCGAATTCACCCGTCTCGTCAGCCGCGCCCGTGCCGGGATAAAGCGGCATCTGGTGGCTCGAGGCAAAGAAGGCGCGCTTCTCGGACCAGAGCAGGTCCTGCGTGCCATTGCCGTGATGAACGTCGAAATCCAGCACTGCCACGCGGTCCAGCCGGTGATGGTCCAGCGCCCGTTTCGCGGCGATCGCGACGGTACCGAAAAAGCAAAAGCCCATCGCCGTCTCGCGCTCGGCATGGTGGCCGGGCGGGCGCATGGCGACAAAGGCGCTGTGCGCCTTACCGGTCAGCACCGCATCGACGGCATCCGTGGCCCCGCCCACCGCCCTGAGCGCCGCATCCCAGCTGCCCGGCGCGGCATGGGTGTCGCCGTCCAGCATCTGCCAGCCTTCGGTCGGGATCGAACCCCGGATACGGTCGACATAGGATTGCGGATGGCAGCGCAGCAATTCGGCCTGATCGGCCAGGGGCGCATCGTGCCAGTCGAGCGGCAGGTCCGCCAGCGCGTCCAGCACCGAGCGCCGCCGGGGAACCTGCTCGGGATGGCCGGGCGGGGTGACATGTCGGTCGGCATCGGGATGGGTATAAACGCGCGTGGTCATGGTCGGCAGGCTAGGCCGGCTGCCGGGTCAGGGCAATGTGAAACAAGGCCGCGTGGCATGGGCCTAGCCCTTGGGCTTCGGTGCCTCGTCGGCGAACAGATGTTCCGGCCCCGGAAAGCGACGGGCGCGCACATCGCCGGCATAGTCGGCAATCGCCTGATCCGCCGCCTGCCCCAGTTCGGCATAGCGGCGCACGAACTTCGGGCGGAAATCCGAGAAGAGGCCCAGCATGTCGTCGATCACCAATATCTGCCCGTCGCAACCGGCCGAGGCACCGATGCCGATGGTCGGAATATCGATTTCGGCTGTGACCCGGTCCGAGAGGCTGGCCGGCAGCTTTTCCAGCACCACGGCAAAGGCCCCGGCATCGGCAACCGCCTTGGCATCATCGAGCACCTTCTGCGCCGCCGCGCCGCGCCCCTGGACCGAATAGCCGCCAAAGGCGTTCACCGCCTGCGGCGTCAACCCGACATGGGCCATGACCGGAATGCCGCGCTGGGTCAGGAATTGGATGGTCGGCGCCATGCTGACCCCGCCCTCCAGCTTCACCGCCCCTGCCCCGGTC is a window of Paracoccus zhejiangensis DNA encoding:
- the panB gene encoding 3-methyl-2-oxobutanoate hydroxymethyltransferase; the protein is MSVTGTIKRLTAVDIRARKGGDPIVSLTAYTKPIAKLADPHCDVLLVGDSLGMVVYGFDSTLPVTLQMMIDHGRAVMRGSQHALVVVDMPFGSYEAGPDKAFASAARILAETGAGAVKLEGGVSMAPTIQFLTQRGIPVMAHVGLTPQAVNAFGGYSVQGRGAAAQKVLDDAKAVADAGAFAVVLEKLPASLSDRVTAEIDIPTIGIGASAGCDGQILVIDDMLGLFSDFRPKFVRRYAELGQAADQAIADYAGDVRARRFPGPEHLFADEAPKPKG
- a CDS encoding exodeoxyribonuclease VII small subunit — encoded protein: MSDDVSSLSFEQAMKELEATVSKLETGDATLDESISLYERGAKLRAHCEARLREAEERVEKITLAADGTPAGTTPAEGL
- a CDS encoding histone deacetylase family protein; this translates as MTTRVYTHPDADRHVTPPGHPEQVPRRRSVLDALADLPLDWHDAPLADQAELLRCHPQSYVDRIRGSIPTEGWQMLDGDTHAAPGSWDAALRAVGGATDAVDAVLTGKAHSAFVAMRPPGHHAERETAMGFCFFGTVAIAAKRALDHHRLDRVAVLDFDVHHGNGTQDLLWSEKRAFFASSHQMPLYPGTGAADETGEFGQIMNVPLRPGSDGAVARAAWGRILDRMIGWKPQLVLISAGFDAHADDPLAQLDWQDQDFTAITRAICDAAAVSGAPVVSSLEGGYDLAALGRSARAHVIELMETAG
- a CDS encoding polyprenyl synthetase family protein, coding for MQERLEAVKTMVAAALDEAIARLPRGELADAMRYATLGGKRVRAFLVMESARLNGVSDEAALPVAAAVEALHAYSLVHDDLPAMDDDDLRRGMPTVHIQWSEATAILAGDALQTLAFQLLTNEVIGSPEARVALIAEFARAVGAQGMVWGQALDIAAETAVEEPDVKQVTRIQEAKTGALIEFSAVAGAIIAGADPEPLRDYARNLGLAFQIADDILDVTGDEAATGKRVGKDEEAGKATFVSLLGLEGAQTKAGKLVHRAEAALEPYGEAAGNLRELARFVIERDT